One part of the Dysidea avara chromosome 10, odDysAvar1.4, whole genome shotgun sequence genome encodes these proteins:
- the LOC136268867 gene encoding ras-related protein Rab-13-like, with translation MANVSTNSRYDYLFKVLLCGDSGVGKTSMLYRQVSDKMNDAYTATIGVDFKLTTLEMKGHKIKLQIWDTAGQERFKALTAQYYRRAQGILLVYDITNEQSFENTTNWLRMIQENSTSDLKLMLIGNKIDNEQKRKVTTHQGQQLAKDYGLNFIETSALSSENISEAFTTLTESILIHMQGKYKEMVRSQVSLNKLGLNDSSTKPKQTSLCAC, from the exons ATGGCTAACGTGTCTACTAACTCGAGATATGACTACCTCTTCAAAGTGTTACTGTGTGGTGATAGTGGAGTGGGTAAAACGAGTATGTTGTATCGACAAGTCAGTGACAAAATGAATGATGCCTACACGGCTACAATAG GGGTTGATTTCAAGCTGACAACACTAGAAATGAAAGGACACAAGATCAAGCTACAAATATG GGACACAGCTGGTCAGGAGAGGTTCAAAGCTCTAACTGCACAGTATTACAGAAGAGCTCAAGGTATATTGCTAGTCTATGACATCACCAATGAGCAGAGTTTTGAAAACACTACCAACTGGTTACGAATGATACAAGAG AATTCTACTTCTGACCTAAAACTGATGTTGATAGGTAATAAAATTGATAATGAACAGAAGAGAAAAGTAACAACACATCAAGGACAACAG CTTGCCAAGGATTATGGGTTGAACTTTATTGAAACTAGTGCACTATCTTCAGAGAATATTTCAGAG GCATTTACTACCTTAACAGAAAGCATTTTAATACAT ATGCAGGGAAAGTACAAAGAAATGGTCAGGTCTCAGGTATCCTTGAACAAGTTAGGCTTAAATGACAGCAGTACTAAGCCAAAACAGACATCTCTATGTGCTTGctaa